A segment of the Butyrivibrio fibrisolvens genome:
AAAATCTTTAAGAAGTTCGTATGCTTCAAGTGTATCCTGACCCGCTTGGACGAAGTTGGCAAAGTCGAATATTGCGCAGAAGTTGTCACAGGCAAATTCATCCATAAGTTCGCGGCATTCAGGAGCTTTCTCGCCGTATATGCCTTTTTCGTTCTCATGTAGAAGGACTACATCGCTTTTCTTTGCATAATCTACAAATCTGCCCATGCGCTCAAAAACTTCATCCCTGAACTCTCTGCGCTTATCATCAGCCACATAGAAGCTGAACATGCGGATATTCTTTGTATCCATCATGTTAGCTATCTCACAGGCCCTTTTGAACTGCTCAAAATGAGGTTCGAATGGATCTTCAATCCCTATTTTACCAAGAGGTGAACCTAGTGCAGAGAGTTTAATTCCTGCATCATCAAGCTTATTCTTTATTTCTTTTACCTTATCATCTGTATGGAAAATAAGATTATCTCCGTCAACGCCTCGCATTTCGATATATTTAATACCAAGCTTTTTGACGCTTTCTATCTGAGTATCAAGTTCCTGGGCGATTTCATCGGCAAATCCGGTTATCTTTTCGTATGAATTCATGTGAAATTCTTCTCCTGTTTTTCTCTTTTTAGAATTTGGATCCTGGTATTGATTTTTTCTCTTGTTTGCATGTTTTTATTAAACTATTGTCAGTATGTTCCGGTTGTATCAAATACAATTCCGGTATCTTCTTTTAATTTGGAGGTCTTTCTTCTTTTGTTCAGTTCTTCAAGGAAAAGATCTTCATCTATAGGAAGTTCGACGGTTTTATCAAGCCATGAAGAAAGGAACATTGCGTTTGAAAGCATCAGGCCGTTGATACCTTCCTGACCATCAGCAATAAGCGGCGAATTGTGTAGTATTTTATTAGTAAATGCCTTGAATACGCCTACATGCTGCTCATTCATTCCGTCTGTTTCAACTATGATCCGTTCTGTCTCAGGCTTTGCAAAGCCGTTTTTTTCAGTCTTGCAAAACTCTCTTTCACTTATTTTAAGCTTGTCCATTATGAGCTTGTCGTGTTCACATACGATCTTAGCTTTGTCAAATGTAAGCTCCAAACGGTTGGTGCCGGGGGCATCGCCTGTTGTAGTTACAAATACGCCTGTAGCGCCGCCTTCAAATTCCATGTATGCAGTAACATCATCTTCAACCTCGATATCGTGCCACTTGGCTTCATGGCAGAATGCGCGTACTTTTACAGGAAGTCCGCAAAGCCACTGTAAGAGGTCCAGCTGGTGCGGGCACTGATTAAGTAAAACTCCGCCACCTTCACCTACCCAGGTTGCCTTCCAGCCAGCTGCATCATAATAGGCCTGTGTTCTATACCAGTCTGTGATGATCCAGTTGACGCGCTTGAGTTTACCAAGTTCGCCGCTTTCTATCATCTCGTGAAGCTTTCTGTATACGCAGTTTGTACGCTGATTGAACATTATGGCAAATACCTTGTCTGACTTTGCTGCAACCTCATTCATCTGCCTTACCTGCTTGGTATAGACACCTGCGGGCTTTTCGCTAAGAGCGTGTACTCCATGTTCAAGGGCGTAGATAACATATTCCGGGTGAAAATAATGAGGCGTTGCTATGAGGACCGCATCGCACTTTCCTGAATCAATAAGTTCTTTTCCATCAGAAAATAGAGATATGTCTTCAGGCAGATTCTCCCTAGCCCAGTCAAGCCTTGCCTGCCTGACATCTGCAACCGCAGTTAATCTAAGGCCTGGCACCTGACCTTCTGTAATGGTTCTTGCATGGTTAGTGCCCATACCGCCTATTCCTATAATTCCTATTCTTACTTCTTCCATATTCAACCTCTTATAATCTAAAATCTATGATTAAAGCATAATGTATTTTCTTTCGAAACATAGTTATGACTAGCTCATGTGATTTGAACATATGACCATATCGCCAACTCTTATATATGATGCTCCACCGCCTGAAGTCAGGATATGTTCAGCTTGGCTATCTTCGTAAATCTTCATCATGGTATTGAAGGTATTCGTTGCTCCACCCAGATCGTTTTGAAATCTCTCTCCAGATTCAAGGCACTTATAGAAATCTCTGATGCAGGCTTTGTGTCCGCAGCCCCAATAGTCCTTGCCAATACCCTGCTGCCTCTCACAAAGAAAATGTTCCGGATCCTTGCCTTCCGCATACAGGCTTACTTTCCTGCCATTCAAACTGATCCTGCCCGTTTCACCCTGAATATCTATGATGACAGGAGCATCTGTTACATATCCGTTTGATGCATAAAAGCACCCACGCCTTCCACCTTCAAACATCATCCATGCTTCCACAGTATCTTCAACTTCTATAGAAGGCAGGTGATGATTAGAGATAGATGCTTTCACCTGTTCAGGCTCACCAAGATATCGAAGCATCAGATCAAGCGTATGTATGGACTGGTTTATAAGCGCACCGCCACCCTCAGTTTCAAATCTTCCCTTCCAGGGACTTCCTTCATAGTAGCTTCTATCTCGCCTCCAGGTAACAAATGCACGAACGCCTGTAACTTCCCCGATCCTGCCTTCAGCTATCAGCTTATCCATTAAAAGAGTTGTTTCGTTATACCTGTTCTGAAAGCAATATCCAAGTAATCCCGGATGCTTCAAGTCTGCATTTTTCAACTCATCAAACTGCTCTAAACTTATAGCACAGGGCTTTTCGCAAAAGACAGCCTTGCCCCTTTTAATAAATTCCACCGCCATCGGCGCATGAAGATAATGCGGCGTACAGATATGAACTGCGTCTATATCAATATCAAGAAGATCGTGCCAATTGGTATATATTAAAGACTCCTTTTCTCTCTTATCCTCAAATACACCATCAACTTCCTTGTCGTCTGTATACTTTTCTGAATGTATACTGCCACGATTCTTTTCATTTAAATACTTATCAGCAATATTCCTTGCCCTTGATACGTCAACATCGCACAATGCGCATATCTCTACATCTTCCATGTTACCAAGGGTCCACGCATGCACCTGCGCAATACTCCCGCAGCCAATTATTCCAACTTTTTTCATTTACAAATTTCCTTTATAACCATCTATATAAATTAATTACTTAAACAAAGCTATACCTATGTTTGCTTTATTCTTCAAGGCTATTGTATATATTACGATCAGGTTTTAATATGTATATAAAATACTATTTTTATGTATTTTTCCGACTTATATATAAGGAGCACTCCATGTCATTAGAAAGCGAAAACAATAACACACTCATATTTCAAGTGGGACCGCCATTTGATATGGCTTACCACAACAGTATTACTCACTACCCTGTCGGCCCCCATTCTCATAACGCGGCAGAGCTCTACTTCACCCTTACAGACCTTCCGGATGTTCTTCTTGGTGACACTGTTCTTGCGGTTCCTGCCGGAACCCTTATCATCATTCCGCCATTTTGCGTTCACCAGCTCTATCATGAAGCCGGAGAAAAATATGAACGCTACATCCTTACGATTCATGACAAATGGCTTGATGGCGTACTCTGCGAAGGTTCATCTGAGTTTGCTTATATAAAAGAAGGCAGCAAGCCACTACTTCTTTTCCCAGATGTCGAACAAAAAAGAGAGCTCATCCGCCATTTTGACGGACTGCTCTCTTATATGGACAATCGTACCACTCCAGATTCCATGGTAGCTTTCTTTAGCCTGCTTGGAGATATTCATTTTCTTAAGATGAAACAAAAGAAAACTCATTCCATGAAAGTATCAGCCTCCCAGAAGAAGGTCAACGACATCATTTCATATCTCTCTGAACATCTTCAGGATAATCTTACCATATCAGATCTGGCTGCACATTTTTATTTGAATCCTGATTATCTTGCACGCCTTTTTAAACGCCACATGCATGTATCTTTAGGGCATTATATAACTCTTCAGCGTATTAGTGCAGCTCAGACGCTTCTTCGTGAGGGGAAGACTGTTCGTGAAGTCCAGGAATATTTAGGGTATTCAAGTTATACATACTTTTTCAAAACATTTCAGAAGATCACCGGCATCTCTCCAAGTAGCTATAGACGTATGACTTTTCTGTGTTAAAGTCTAAAACCTTGCTATAGTCACACTTTATAGAGTGGCCTATTATTACTTTTTATCCAAGAATCTCTTATAAGTTCTGTCAATTGCAAATGCTCCAAGTGGCGCGGTTATCACGATTGCAAGAACTGCAACTGTTAAAACCGTGTCACCGCAGGCAAGTCCTGCAGATAACGGAATTCCACCGATCGCAGCCTGTACGGTTGCTTTAGGAGTGTAAGCCAGCATGACAAAGAGTCTTTCTTTTTTGGACATCTTCGTTCCAAGAAGGCATATAAATACGCCAAACATTCTGAAAACGAGTGCTCCTATTATGAGAAGAACTGCTACCGGGCCAACTTTCCCAATGTATTCTATGTTTATGGCAGCTCCAACTAGAACGAATAATAAAACTTCTGCTGCCACCCAGAGCTTTTCATATTTCTTGGATAGTCTTATTGCTACTATCTCTCTTTTTTTCTTAAGTCCAATTCCAATGAACATGATAGCAATCAAAGCTGAGAATGTGATAGGTGTATTTAGGCTATCTTCAGTTACTACAAGAATGAAAGAAATGCACAGGATGATCAGGACTTTGGTGGTGTCTCTTATATGTATTTTTTCAAAATATAGAGATAATATATATCCGGTCACAAGTCCTATGGCAATTCCGAGTACGATGGATACAGGGATGTTAACAAAGCTCATAACAAAAACGCCTTGTCCCTGGATCATTCCAAGGAATGTTGTAAATAAAACTATGACATATACATCATCTACTGAAGCTCCTGCAAGGATCAGCTGCGGTATGCCTTTATCTACGCCGTAGCCTTCATCCATGAGCTTCACCATACGTGGTACTACTACTGCGGGTGATACTGCTGCAAGTACGGCTCCAAGAATAGCTGCTTCAAGTAGTGATAAACCAAGAAGCCTTGGTGCAAGTATCATCATTCCTATAAGTTCACAGCTTGCCGGCACGAAGCACATGAGAAGAGCCGGTCTTCCTATTTTCTTAAGTCCTGACAGATCAAGGCCAAGCCCAGCTCTTGTAAGTATGATTATCAGTGCGATCTTACGAAGTTCTGATGATATTCCCAGGATACTGTCATCTATCAGATTTAGGATATGAGGACCAAGGATCATTCCTGTAAGAAGTAATCCAATTAGACTTGGGAGCTTAATCTTCTTACAGATAAAGCCTAGGAACATCCCTATTATAAACATTAGTGAAATACTTAATAACATGATCAACCTCTATTGTTTCATTGCTGTTAGCTGCTTGTAGTACTCTAATAGTCTTCTTGTTTGAGAATCGTCATTTTTAATTGATTGTACAAGAGCAAATAACTCAGGTTCATCAGATGCCGAGATAGTTATGGTCTCACATTTCGGTTTATCTGACAAGCCGTAAAGGTAATCTGTTGTTGTATTGAACGCATTTGCAATAAAACTTACAGTTTGAAATGATGGTTCTCGCTCGCCTCTTTCATAACGTCCATATCCCATCGCCGACATGTTGAGTTTTCTGGCGGCAGCAGCTTTACTGATTCCAAGTGATTCGCGAAGTTGTATAAGTCTCTCTGGCTGGAATTTCATAATACCTCCTTGACATATAACCAATGGATATATATACTTGTGTAACCGACGGTTATATTTTAAAAGAATAGCCTTTTCGTGTAAAGGTTATAATTTAGGCATTTGAATTCAGGAAGGGATTTATGGGGGATAAAGATTTATTAGCCAAACAATACTTGGCTCAAAATGACGTGTTTGCCGATGCTTTTAATTTCTTTTTGTTTGATGGTAAGAAAGTTATAAAACCAAAAGAATTAGAAGAACAGGATGCTACAGAACTTGCAGTCATTCAGAAGATGAAAACCGTCTTTTCTAATCAAAAAATGAGAGACGTTTTAAAACTATGCACAATAAAACATAGTAAATTGGCAACACTCGTCTTATTAGGAATTGAAGCACAATCTAATGTCCATTATGCAATGCCGGTTAGAGATTATCTATATGATGCTCTTAATTATGCATCACAGGTTGAAGCAATCCGTAAGAAACATAGTGAAGATAAGGATCTTAAAGGCGATGAGTATATATCAGGATTTTCTAAAAAGGATCGGATAATCCCAGTTATAACGCTTTGCATATGTCTGGATAAGAAAAAATGGGATGCACCAAGATCATTATTCGATATGTTTGGAGAAGTCGATCCAAGAATCAGAGAATATGTAGATGATTATAAACTCAATCTTATTACTCCGGACGAAATTGATGACTTTACAAAGTTCAATTCTCAATTAGGAATTCTACTTGAATTCATCCATAATTCGGATGACAAAGATAAGCTGCGTGATATAATAAACACAAGGAAAGAGTATACGAGCGTTGATGTAAGAACTGTTAATATGATCAATTTGTTTACATCAGCGAATATTTCTGTAGATAATGCCAAAGGAGGGCAAGTTGACATGTGCCAAGCTATACAAGGAATAATTGAAGATAGTCGTGCTGAAGGTCATGCTGAGGGCCATGCTAAAGGCCGCGCTGAGGGTCGTGCTGAGGGTGCTGATATGTTAGCAGAACTCCTTAAGGTATTAAAACCTGGAAGTGACGAGTTCAATAAAGCATTAAATGCAACTGAAGCAGAAAGACAAGAACTATATAAGAAGTATAATATTACCAGCAAAAAATAAGGGTATTCAAAGATTTTGAGGGTATAGTTTGAGGGTCTGGTTTGAGGGGCTATCGTGATAATAAACAAAGCCAGGATTAATTAGTTATTGAAACTAACTAATCCTGGTTCTTTTTATGAAGGGATTGTTCCCCACACTTCCTCCTTCTCTTATGATGTTTCTTGGAATAAATATCGAAGGAGGATACATGAATAGTATCACAGATTTATTGGACCTTGAAGATAACGATATGATAAAAGTGGGGGCCGGGTTGATTTGAAGAATTTTTAAGTTAGCCGACAAGCTCTGCCCATGAATACCAAGTCATACCGGGAATGTCAGGTTTTGCATTAACATCGGGATGCTGTTTCATGTAGTTAATAGTCTGTTCAAGTTTAATTAAAGCGTCTACAGGCACAAATGTACCAGAGGCTGAAACTGGTACTGTTGGAACGTCTTTGTAAGGTGTGATGTATATATACTTCATGTCACCGCTCATTGTGCCAGTAGCTACATATGCTAATTCGGGGTCCTGTTGATTTGTTCCAAGTGATACAATATAGCCATTGAAGTAAAAATCTATGTTCCATTCGGACTTAGAAATTTTGGTTGCATCTGCTCCCATGGCTGTTCCATAATCCTTGAAATCTGAAAAATCGCCATCGGCAATATACTGCTCAATGACCGTTGCATAAGTAGGTGTAACAGGAGGAGTTTCGGTCTGAGCTGTCTGCTCAGTATTCTGAACCTGCTCGGTATTCTGAGCCAGGTTGGTCTCCTGTGTTACTTCCTGAGTAGTTGATTCTGCAGCTGCAGTCTCGGACTTCTCTTCAGCCTTTTTCTCGGTGTCTTTTGAAGCCTCGGTTGATGCTGCGGCTTCAGCTTTGTCTTCGGATTTTTCCTCGACCTTCTCCTCAGCCTTCTTCTCTTCAACCTTCTTTTCTTCCTTCTTTGTTTCCTTAACAGGCTCCTCTTTCACAGTTTCAGTCTTTGCGACTGTCTCCTCCTTAGGAGCCTGTGCAGAAGCATCGTTTGTGCCTGTTTTGCCGCAAGCAGTGAGTGCTAAGACGACACAAAACATAAGTGCTAAAACTTGTTTCTTCATAATTTTACCCTCCTTAAGGTGCATATTCTCCCAGGCGGCTTCCTTGCGTATGGTGGACATACGGTTTGGATTGGGAATACGTCGCCCACTTTCTGTCGCCTCGGCAGGCACGATGCTTCACTTTAACCGGAAACAATCCGATAGCCATGCCGAAAATTACTTATCAGTTGACAATGTGATGATCATACCAATATCTCTTAAAGCATACAATAAATCATGTTATATTATACAAAATAACGTCTATTACGTCTATTGCCAAGATAATAGGCAACGAGGTGGATGTAAAAGCATAAACCATCTCATTATTTTAATAAGAAAAAAAGTCTGGAAGGAATGTTCCTTTCAGACTTCTTCTTTTTTGCCAATCCACCGCGACAGTGTTCATTTTGCGTTACTGTCTTATGAACACTGCCGTAAAGGAGCGGTTTTTGTGTTAAGAACGCAAAAGCTTTTCTACCTCTTCTCTTGAAGGCATGACCTTAAGTGCGCCTTTTCTGGTGGTTATTATAGATGCTGCAGCATTGGCAAATGTCAGCATCTCTTTAAGATCATCTTCTGTAAGACCATCAAGTCCCTGCTCGAGGATATAATTGAGCACACATGCTCCAAAGGTATCGCCTGCTCCTGTAGTTTCGATAGTATTCTCATTAACAAAACCAGGTACTGATACAATCTTATCCCCATAATAAGCTCTGCTTCCGTCTTTGCCCATAGTGACTGTGATAAGCTTAGGATTAAACTGCTTTCTAAGTTCTTCTACGCCTTCATCAAAGTCCTCTTTGCCTGTAAACCATATGATCTCGTTGTCAGAGATCTTTAAGATATCGCACTGCTTCATGCCTTTAGATATCTCTTCCTTGGCATGATCAAGGCTATCCCACAAGGGTTCACGAAGATTTGGATCAAAGCTTATGATAGCGCCACTTTCTTTAGCTACTTCTATAGCCTTAAATGTAGCTTCTTCGCAGCACTTGCTGGTCATAGACAGACTTCCGTAGTGGAAGATCCTGCAATTTCTCACAAGGTCGAGATTGAGCTCATCTACTGTAAGCATCATATCAGCTCCGGGATTTCTGTAAAAAGAGAAATCTCTGTCTCCATCCTCGTAGGTATGAACGAAGGCAAGTGTTGTATTAACATTGTCATCAACAACAAGGCCGGAATCGTCAATGCCAACGCTCCTTATAGCTTCTGTGAGCTGTTTTCCAAATATGTCTTTTCCCACCTTACCAATATATGCTGTAGATTTAGAAAGGCCTGAAAGCATAGACAGAACATTACATACAGCTCCGCCGGGATTAGCTTCCATAATAGGATTACCATGAGCGCTTATTCCATTTTCTGTAAAATCTATAAGTAATTCTCCTAACGCTACTACATCTACCTTCTCCATAACTATCCTTTCTATCGGCCAAATTAACAACCCATATTCGTAAAATCGTTTTTTTATTTAAAAATGATCAACCCAAACATAATCGTCTATTTACAGATGATTATGTACAACATATCAGATGAGGCAGGTGTCAAAAGTTCCTTTTGACACCTTATGACTAACGGATTGTTTATTTATCAAGGCTATACTTTTCTATATCGATAAGAGCCTCACCATCAGATACAAAACTGATGCCATCAAATGACTGATCATTGTATACATCTATAGTCATAGCATACTTGCCGCCATTTATAAATACTTCTGCACTGTACTTATCCAAGATAATTCGAAGTTCTATCTCTCCGCCCTTATTATCTACACTGCAGCTTGTCTTATTAACGATAGCTCTTCTTACTCCTGTAAATTCACGGCTAAGTGTCACCATAGACTCATGTGTGTTGTACTTTACAAACGCATAGTTGTTATCTTTCTGGAAGAATCTGACTTCAAAATTGTCATATACCTTGCCTTCTGAAGGTCTTACTTTAACAGTAAGATCGAGTTTTCTTCCATTTAAGATCTCAGCGCTATACTCTCCGTTAAGCTTCATGTTAAGTACAGAGATAAGATCACCTCTAAGACTCTCTATCTCTTTAGCAGGAACCTGATAGAGTCTTCCATCTCTTACAGTAACTTCTCTTGGGATAGACATCTGTCCGCACCACAGATCAGAGGGAGTATAGTTGTTGCAGGTATCCCAGTTCTGCATCCAGCCTATCATGATACGTCTGCCATCAGCTAATGTGATAGTCTGAGGTGCATAATAATCGATACCATTATCTATGCACTGGTTATTCTCAACCTCGAAATCGCTGTCTTCTCCATCCCAGTTACCAATAAGGCATAAAGTTCCATTGCCGCTATTGTATCTGCCTGGAATAGCTTCCATATCCTGAGGGCTTGTAAGAAGAACCCATTTTCCATCCTGGCAGAAGAAATCCGGGCATTCCCACATCTTACCAAATGAATTTCTATTCTGTGCTATGATACGTACAAATTCCCATTTAAAGCCGTCTGCGCTCTTATAAAGAAGCATCTGGCCGCTTGTATCACTGCTTCTGTTACCAACAAGGCAATAGATAAGGCCATCCTTGCCTTCAAAAAGCCTTGGATCTCTAAAATCTATATGACTACCGCCCTCTGGTACATCATCTGATGTGAGGACCGGATTATTTTCGTATTTGACATAATTTACACCGTCACCAACTGCAACGCACTGAGTCTGGCATTCTGTCTTGTTGCCATTTTCATCGACAGTTTCTGAAACACCGGTGTACATAATGAGATGACGACCATCAGAAAGTTCAATTGCACTTCCGGAAAAGCATCCTCTCTTATCATACTCCATGTCCGGAGCAAGAACTAC
Coding sequences within it:
- a CDS encoding glycoside hydrolase family 32 protein — encoded protein: MEDILNKAREYEKENESKMEGLRPSFHLTPRVGWMNDPNGFCYYKGQYHMFYQYHPYDNHWGPMHWGHAVSSDLLHWEYLPVVLAPDMEYDKRGCFSGSAIELSDGRHLIMYTGVSETVDENGNKTECQTQCVAVGDGVNYVKYENNPVLTSDDVPEGGSHIDFRDPRLFEGKDGLIYCLVGNRSSDTSGQMLLYKSADGFKWEFVRIIAQNRNSFGKMWECPDFFCQDGKWVLLTSPQDMEAIPGRYNSGNGTLCLIGNWDGEDSDFEVENNQCIDNGIDYYAPQTITLADGRRIMIGWMQNWDTCNNYTPSDLWCGQMSIPREVTVRDGRLYQVPAKEIESLRGDLISVLNMKLNGEYSAEILNGRKLDLTVKVRPSEGKVYDNFEVRFFQKDNNYAFVKYNTHESMVTLSREFTGVRRAIVNKTSCSVDNKGGEIELRIILDKYSAEVFINGGKYAMTIDVYNDQSFDGISFVSDGEALIDIEKYSLDK
- a CDS encoding Gfo/Idh/MocA family oxidoreductase, which codes for MKKVGIIGCGSIAQVHAWTLGNMEDVEICALCDVDVSRARNIADKYLNEKNRGSIHSEKYTDDKEVDGVFEDKREKESLIYTNWHDLLDIDIDAVHICTPHYLHAPMAVEFIKRGKAVFCEKPCAISLEQFDELKNADLKHPGLLGYCFQNRYNETTLLMDKLIAEGRIGEVTGVRAFVTWRRDRSYYEGSPWKGRFETEGGGALINQSIHTLDLMLRYLGEPEQVKASISNHHLPSIEVEDTVEAWMMFEGGRRGCFYASNGYVTDAPVIIDIQGETGRISLNGRKVSLYAEGKDPEHFLCERQQGIGKDYWGCGHKACIRDFYKCLESGERFQNDLGGATNTFNTMMKIYEDSQAEHILTSGGGASYIRVGDMVICSNHMS
- a CDS encoding sugar phosphate isomerase/epimerase, with protein sequence MNSYEKITGFADEIAQELDTQIESVKKLGIKYIEMRGVDGDNLIFHTDDKVKEIKNKLDDAGIKLSALGSPLGKIGIEDPFEPHFEQFKRACEIANMMDTKNIRMFSFYVADDKRREFRDEVFERMGRFVDYAKKSDVVLLHENEKGIYGEKAPECRELMDEFACDNFCAIFDFANFVQAGQDTLEAYELLKDFIVYMHIKDARNGSGIVVPAGFGDGNVEEILGKLFSSGFNGFLSLEPHLFDFKGFDGLERGNKTPIASSGAVLSGFEGFALAHESLIKILNKIK
- a CDS encoding Rpn family recombination-promoting nuclease/putative transposase — protein: MGDKDLLAKQYLAQNDVFADAFNFFLFDGKKVIKPKELEEQDATELAVIQKMKTVFSNQKMRDVLKLCTIKHSKLATLVLLGIEAQSNVHYAMPVRDYLYDALNYASQVEAIRKKHSEDKDLKGDEYISGFSKKDRIIPVITLCICLDKKKWDAPRSLFDMFGEVDPRIREYVDDYKLNLITPDEIDDFTKFNSQLGILLEFIHNSDDKDKLRDIINTRKEYTSVDVRTVNMINLFTSANISVDNAKGGQVDMCQAIQGIIEDSRAEGHAEGHAKGRAEGRAEGADMLAELLKVLKPGSDEFNKALNATEAERQELYKKYNITSKK
- a CDS encoding Gfo/Idh/MocA family oxidoreductase yields the protein MEEVRIGIIGIGGMGTNHARTITEGQVPGLRLTAVADVRQARLDWARENLPEDISLFSDGKELIDSGKCDAVLIATPHYFHPEYVIYALEHGVHALSEKPAGVYTKQVRQMNEVAAKSDKVFAIMFNQRTNCVYRKLHEMIESGELGKLKRVNWIITDWYRTQAYYDAAGWKATWVGEGGGVLLNQCPHQLDLLQWLCGLPVKVRAFCHEAKWHDIEVEDDVTAYMEFEGGATGVFVTTTGDAPGTNRLELTFDKAKIVCEHDKLIMDKLKISEREFCKTEKNGFAKPETERIIVETDGMNEQHVGVFKAFTNKILHNSPLIADGQEGINGLMLSNAMFLSSWLDKTVELPIDEDLFLEELNKRRKTSKLKEDTGIVFDTTGTY
- a CDS encoding helix-turn-helix transcriptional regulator is translated as MKFQPERLIQLRESLGISKAAAARKLNMSAMGYGRYERGEREPSFQTVSFIANAFNTTTDYLYGLSDKPKCETITISASDEPELFALVQSIKNDDSQTRRLLEYYKQLTAMKQ
- a CDS encoding cation:proton antiporter; this translates as MLLSISLMFIIGMFLGFICKKIKLPSLIGLLLTGMILGPHILNLIDDSILGISSELRKIALIIILTRAGLGLDLSGLKKIGRPALLMCFVPASCELIGMMILAPRLLGLSLLEAAILGAVLAAVSPAVVVPRMVKLMDEGYGVDKGIPQLILAGASVDDVYVIVLFTTFLGMIQGQGVFVMSFVNIPVSIVLGIAIGLVTGYILSLYFEKIHIRDTTKVLIILCISFILVVTEDSLNTPITFSALIAIMFIGIGLKKKREIVAIRLSKKYEKLWVAAEVLLFVLVGAAINIEYIGKVGPVAVLLIIGALVFRMFGVFICLLGTKMSKKERLFVMLAYTPKATVQAAIGGIPLSAGLACGDTVLTVAVLAIVITAPLGAFAIDRTYKRFLDKK
- a CDS encoding AraC family transcriptional regulator, coding for MSLESENNNTLIFQVGPPFDMAYHNSITHYPVGPHSHNAAELYFTLTDLPDVLLGDTVLAVPAGTLIIIPPFCVHQLYHEAGEKYERYILTIHDKWLDGVLCEGSSEFAYIKEGSKPLLLFPDVEQKRELIRHFDGLLSYMDNRTTPDSMVAFFSLLGDIHFLKMKQKKTHSMKVSASQKKVNDIISYLSEHLQDNLTISDLAAHFYLNPDYLARLFKRHMHVSLGHYITLQRISAAQTLLREGKTVREVQEYLGYSSYTYFFKTFQKITGISPSSYRRMTFLC
- a CDS encoding PfkB family carbohydrate kinase, translated to MEKVDVVALGELLIDFTENGISAHGNPIMEANPGGAVCNVLSMLSGLSKSTAYIGKVGKDIFGKQLTEAIRSVGIDDSGLVVDDNVNTTLAFVHTYEDGDRDFSFYRNPGADMMLTVDELNLDLVRNCRIFHYGSLSMTSKCCEEATFKAIEVAKESGAIISFDPNLREPLWDSLDHAKEEISKGMKQCDILKISDNEIIWFTGKEDFDEGVEELRKQFNPKLITVTMGKDGSRAYYGDKIVSVPGFVNENTIETTGAGDTFGACVLNYILEQGLDGLTEDDLKEMLTFANAAASIITTRKGALKVMPSREEVEKLLRS